The following are encoded together in the Haliscomenobacter hydrossis DSM 1100 genome:
- a CDS encoding SIR2 family protein — translation MQNISAADWLDILDDIKDQKVVLLIGPEIMQVNGQPLNRHLRDTLYERNRDDIAYYYERDGFFLFSSPEGKVRVARQVKRFYRDITPDESILQRIVQIPFHVVVSLNPDTFVSEAFYRHGVKHRFHYFQHRHRDNENDEIEKPSKALPLIYNLFGSKDQDDSLVLDYDDVYKMLQSALGTSSLPNKLLRAFREASTYIFLGFQFDKWYSQLLLKFLSEEGRIEKRISINNPVVDLDTNGFVVHQFKIEFMGDQYDFFGELYQRCAEKQLLRPVAAESACPEAVEIRQQVAMGEIDNALDLLRQAAKGLDWENEVIQTQGRYSKLEEDKDSSDSRDYRTGLAQILDTILELSKKVNQ, via the coding sequence GTGCAAAACATCTCCGCAGCAGACTGGCTCGACATCCTCGACGACATCAAAGACCAAAAAGTGGTACTCCTCATTGGCCCCGAGATCATGCAGGTGAACGGGCAGCCGCTCAACCGCCATTTGCGGGATACGCTCTACGAACGCAACCGGGACGACATCGCCTACTACTACGAACGCGACGGTTTTTTCCTCTTCAGTTCGCCCGAAGGCAAGGTGCGGGTGGCGCGGCAAGTGAAACGGTTTTACCGCGACATCACGCCTGATGAAAGCATCCTGCAACGCATCGTGCAAATTCCTTTTCACGTGGTGGTATCGCTCAACCCCGATACCTTTGTGTCGGAAGCTTTTTACCGGCATGGGGTGAAGCACCGTTTCCACTACTTCCAGCATCGGCACCGCGACAATGAAAACGATGAGATCGAAAAACCCAGCAAGGCCTTGCCGCTGATCTACAACCTCTTTGGCAGCAAAGACCAGGACGATTCGCTGGTGTTGGATTACGACGATGTGTACAAAATGCTGCAATCGGCGCTGGGGACTTCCAGTTTGCCCAATAAGCTCTTGCGGGCTTTTCGTGAGGCGAGCACCTACATTTTTCTGGGCTTTCAGTTTGACAAATGGTACTCCCAGCTCCTGCTCAAATTCCTGAGCGAAGAAGGCCGCATCGAAAAACGCATCTCCATTAATAACCCGGTGGTGGACCTGGACACCAATGGCTTTGTGGTACACCAGTTCAAAATCGAGTTCATGGGCGACCAGTACGATTTTTTTGGGGAATTGTACCAACGTTGTGCCGAAAAACAGCTCCTGCGCCCGGTGGCCGCCGAAAGCGCCTGCCCCGAAGCAGTGGAAATTCGCCAGCAAGTGGCCATGGGTGAAATCGACAATGCCCTGGACTTGCTGCGCCAGGCTGCCAAGGGGCTGGATTGGGAAAATGAAGTGATCCAAACCCAGGGGCGCTACAGCAAACTGGAAGAAGACAAAGACAGCAGTGATAGCCGCGATTACCGTACGGGCTTGGCGCAAATCCTGGACACCATCCTCGAACTCTCCAAAAAGGTAAACCAATGA
- a CDS encoding WD40 repeat domain-containing protein translates to MKKIGFIFLFLWGGDLAQLSAQRPCNTFDCAFQKAEQILKTSTAKDKYEKVLANLDDAENFAGNDQVKRDKIRALRKRAFEAIRGEKERADLQADLQAEKERAKKLAEEAQKQTIIATVARIIADSTASANRLQTLSAYANDLSYKSLTALRDGDRTTAFQLAIFAYRYVETGNANVTRALVEALYYNDVPARLTLPWSASLSGHTSSVLSIAFSPDGKRLATGSEDKTAKIWDLESGKQILNLQGHTAYVWSVSFSPDGKRLATGSQDKTAKIWDLESGKQTLNLKGHTAGVWSAAFSLDGKRLATGSEDKTAKIWDLDSGEQTLNLQGHTAGVWSVAFSPDGKRLATGSDDNSAKIWDLDSGKQTFNLQGHAAGVWSVAFSHDGKRLATGSEDETAKIWNFESGKQTLNLEGHTAGVWSVAFSADGKRLATGSKDKSAKIWDLESGKQTLNLQGHTAYVWSVAFSPDGKRLATGSQDKTAKIWDLEAGKQTLNLQGHTSAVWSVAFSPDRKRLATGSDDNTAKIWDLDSGKQILNLQGHTDDVWSVAFSPDGKRLATGSQDKTAKIWDLQSGKQTLSLQGHTDDVNSVAFSPNGKRLATGSQDTTVKIWDLESGKQTLTLQGHTDDVMSVTFSPDGKRLATWSRDQSAKFWDFTSEGWLSTPQGKNRLLSVLDGFQLASYNLETLLDLHPDNEQKLIATREVWQIKAFADLAAAQAGGSNILKKVEAPYARANRLYAAALALQDELLIKMDWAKMLRKWAAVYRDDGKEGKAKELEGKADELWKEE, encoded by the coding sequence ATGAAAAAAATAGGGTTCATTTTTTTGTTTTTATGGGGAGGGGATCTTGCGCAACTCAGTGCGCAGCGGCCTTGCAATACTTTTGACTGTGCTTTTCAAAAAGCGGAGCAGATTTTGAAAACTTCCACCGCAAAGGATAAGTACGAGAAAGTGCTGGCCAATTTGGATGATGCGGAGAATTTTGCGGGGAATGATCAGGTGAAGAGGGATAAGATTAGGGCACTGCGGAAAAGGGCTTTTGAGGCGATTCGGGGGGAGAAAGAGCGGGCAGATCTGCAGGCAGATCTACAGGCAGAAAAAGAGCGGGCCAAAAAGCTAGCTGAAGAGGCTCAAAAACAAACCATCATTGCTACAGTAGCCCGAATTATTGCAGACAGTACGGCCTCCGCCAATCGCCTTCAAACCCTTAGTGCTTATGCCAATGACCTATCCTATAAAAGCCTGACTGCCTTGCGAGATGGCGATCGCACTACCGCCTTCCAACTGGCCATTTTTGCCTACCGTTATGTAGAAACGGGTAATGCCAACGTCACCCGCGCTCTGGTGGAGGCATTGTATTACAACGATGTACCCGCCCGCCTAACCTTACCCTGGTCAGCCAGCCTGTCTGGACATACTTCCTCTGTCTTGAGCATCGCTTTCTCTCCAGATGGTAAACGACTCGCCACTGGGTCTGAAGACAAAACCGCCAAAATTTGGGACCTTGAATCCGGTAAACAAATCCTGAACCTCCAAGGGCATACTGCCTACGTTTGGAGCGTCTCTTTCTCCCCTGATGGTAAACGACTCGCCACCGGGTCTCAAGACAAAACCGCCAAAATTTGGGACCTTGAATCCGGTAAACAAACCCTCAACCTCAAGGGGCATACTGCTGGCGTGTGGAGCGCCGCTTTCTCCCTAGATGGCAAACGACTCGCTACCGGTTCTGAAGACAAAACCGCCAAAATTTGGGACCTCGACTCCGGCGAACAAACCCTCAACCTCCAGGGCCATACTGCTGGCGTCTGGAGTGTCGCTTTCTCCCCAGATGGTAAACGACTTGCCACCGGTTCTGACGACAACAGCGCCAAAATTTGGGACCTCGACTCCGGTAAACAAACCTTTAACCTCCAGGGGCATGCTGCTGGCGTCTGGAGCGTTGCTTTCTCCCACGATGGTAAACGACTCGCCACCGGTTCTGAAGACGAAACCGCCAAAATTTGGAACTTTGAGTCCGGTAAACAAACCCTCAACCTCGAGGGGCATACTGCTGGCGTCTGGAGCGTCGCTTTCTCCGCCGATGGCAAACGACTTGCCACCGGGTCTAAAGACAAAAGCGCCAAAATTTGGGATCTTGAGTCCGGCAAACAAACCCTCAACCTCCAGGGACATACTGCCTACGTTTGGAGCGTCGCTTTCTCCCCCGATGGTAAACGACTCGCCACCGGGTCTCAAGACAAAACTGCCAAAATTTGGGACCTCGAGGCCGGTAAACAAACTCTCAACCTCCAGGGACATACGTCCGCCGTCTGGAGCGTCGCTTTCTCCCCTGATCGTAAACGACTTGCTACTGGTTCTGACGACAACACCGCCAAAATTTGGGACCTCGACTCCGGCAAACAAATCCTCAACCTCCAGGGACATACGGACGACGTCTGGAGCGTCGCTTTCTCCCCTGATGGTAAACGACTTGCCACCGGGTCTCAAGACAAAACCGCTAAAATTTGGGACCTCCAATCCGGTAAACAAACCCTCAGCCTCCAAGGCCATACGGACGACGTCAATAGCGTCGCTTTCTCCCCTAATGGTAAAAGACTTGCCACCGGGTCTCAAGACACCACCGTCAAAATTTGGGACCTCGAATCTGGTAAACAAACCCTCACCCTCCAGGGGCATACGGACGATGTCATGAGCGTCACTTTTTCCCCCGATGGCAAAAGGCTCGCCACCTGGTCTCGAGACCAAAGCGCCAAATTTTGGGACTTTACGTCCGAGGGCTGGCTTAGTACGCCACAGGGCAAAAACCGACTACTTTCTGTCCTTGATGGTTTTCAGTTGGCTTCCTACAACCTCGAAACCCTCCTCGACCTCCACCCCGACAACGAACAAAAACTCATCGCCACCCGCGAAGTCTGGCAAATCAAAGCCTTTGCCGACCTGGCGGCAGCACAGGCGGGGGGTAGCAATATCCTCAAAAAAGTAGAGGCACCTTACGCCCGCGCCAATCGGCTCTATGCAGCGGCGCTGGCGCTACAAGATGAGCTGCTTATTAAGATGGACTGGGCGAAGATGCTGCGGAAATGGGCGGCGGTGTACCGGGATGATGGGAAAGAGGGGAAGGCGAAGGAACTGGAAGGGAAGGCGGATGAGTTGTGGAAGGAGGAATAG
- a CDS encoding WD40 repeat domain-containing protein, with protein MKKGLLIALIFCLQALPVFAQQPCNTFDCAYQKAEQILKTSTAKDKYEKVLANLDDAENFAGGDQVKRDKIKALRKQAFDAIQKEKERADKLADVAKQQAETNRKQAEDNRRQALTAYANDLAYKSQIALERSDRTTAFQLATFAHRYVEAGNANVTRALIEALYYNDVPSHSPLPWSAALEGHSSYLSSVAFSPDGKRLATGSSDHSAKIWDVESGKQVLSLKGHSSYVSSVAFSPDGKRLATGSDDKSAKIWDVESGKQTLSLEGHSSYVSSVAFSPDGKRLATGSGDKSAKIWDVESGKQTLSLEGHSDYVWSVAFSPDGKRLVTGSQDQSAKIWDVESGKQLLSLEGHRSAVNSVAFSPDGKRLATGSDDQSAKIWDVESGKRVLSLEGHRSAVKSVAFSPDGKRLATGSGDKSAKIWDLESGKQALSLERHSDYVRSVAFSPDGKRLATGSQDQSAKIWDISPEGIILKVNKNRHLSPLSGPQLISYNLETLLDLHPDNEAKLIATREVWQIKAFADLAAAQAGGSNVLSRVEAPYSRANRLYAAALALQDELLIRMDWAKMLRKWAAVYRDDGKEGKAKELEAKADGLWKEE; from the coding sequence ATGAAAAAAGGATTATTGATCGCGCTGATTTTTTGTCTGCAAGCTTTGCCAGTTTTTGCGCAGCAGCCTTGTAATACTTTTGACTGTGCTTATCAAAAGGCGGAGCAGATTTTGAAGACCTCCACTGCAAAGGATAAGTATGAGAAGGTGCTGGCCAATTTGGATGATGCGGAGAATTTTGCGGGGGGGGATCAGGTCAAGCGGGATAAGATAAAGGCATTACGGAAGCAGGCTTTTGATGCGATACAAAAAGAGAAGGAGCGGGCGGATAAACTTGCCGATGTAGCTAAACAGCAAGCGGAAACAAACCGAAAACAAGCGGAAGACAACCGCCGCCAAGCACTAACTGCTTACGCCAATGACCTGGCCTATAAAAGCCAGATTGCACTTGAAAGAAGCGATCGAACCACTGCCTTTCAATTAGCCACCTTTGCCCACCGCTATGTAGAAGCAGGCAATGCCAACGTGACCCGTGCCCTGATCGAGGCATTGTATTACAACGATGTACCCAGCCACTCCCCCTTACCTTGGTCAGCCGCATTGGAAGGGCATAGTTCTTACCTCAGTAGCGTTGCCTTCTCCCCGGATGGGAAAAGACTGGCCACGGGGTCTTCCGACCATAGTGCGAAAATCTGGGATGTGGAATCGGGAAAACAAGTGCTGAGCCTTAAAGGGCATAGTTCCTACGTCAGTAGCGTTGCCTTCTCCCCGGATGGGAAAAGACTGGCGACGGGGTCTGATGACAAGAGCGCGAAAATCTGGGATGTGGAATCGGGAAAACAAACGCTGAGCCTGGAAGGGCATAGTTCCTACGTCAGTAGCGTTGCCTTCTCCCCGGATGGGAAAAGACTGGCGACGGGGTCTGGCGACAAGAGCGCGAAAATCTGGGATGTGGAATCGGGAAAACAAACGCTGAGCCTGGAAGGGCATAGTGACTACGTCTGGAGCGTTGCCTTCTCTCCGGATGGGAAAAGACTGGTGACAGGGTCTCAAGACCAGAGCGCCAAAATCTGGGATGTGGAATCGGGAAAACAATTGCTGAGCCTGGAAGGGCATCGTTCCGCCGTCAATAGCGTTGCCTTCTCTCCGGATGGGAAAAGACTGGCGACGGGGTCTGATGACCAGAGCGCCAAAATCTGGGATGTAGAATCGGGAAAACGAGTGTTGAGCCTGGAAGGGCATCGTTCCGCCGTCAAGAGCGTTGCTTTCTCCCCGGATGGGAAAAGACTGGCGACGGGGTCTGGCGACAAGAGCGCGAAAATCTGGGATTTGGAATCGGGAAAACAAGCGCTGAGCCTGGAAAGGCATAGTGACTACGTCCGTAGCGTTGCCTTCTCCCCGGATGGGAAAAGACTGGCAACAGGGTCTCAAGACCAGAGCGCCAAAATCTGGGATATCAGCCCAGAAGGAATTATTCTTAAGGTCAATAAAAACAGGCATCTATCACCTCTCAGTGGCCCTCAATTAATTTCCTACAACCTCGAAACCCTCCTCGATCTCCACCCTGACAACGAAGCCAAACTCATCGCCACCCGCGAGGTCTGGCAAATCAAAGCCTTTGCCGATCTGGCGGCAGCGCAGGCGGGGGGTAGCAATGTGCTCAGTAGGGTAGAGGCACCGTATAGCCGGGCCAATCGGCTGTATGCGGCGGCGCTGGCGCTTCAGGATGAGCTGCTCATCCGGATGGATTGGGCGAAGATGCTGCGGAAATGGGCGGCGGTGTATCGGGATGATGGAAAAGAGGGGAAGGCGAAGGAACTGGAAGCGAAGGCGGATGGATTATGGAAAGAGGAATAG
- a CDS encoding CFI-box-CTERM domain-containing protein, translating into MKLIKTNPYRTIGLLVGAKAAEQARQINRLKMYLEAEQEPQGDFSFPILGKINRTVDSVTEASSKLNLDTDRLNAALFWFYKGNPITDEPAFDALKDSDFQTAIDIWLKLTGSGEVTQRNCSAFQNLSTLLLCHGLDDSKVDINVFEYGLSLKLQFLESDFINDLKTIATDETFKPTKKEIQLAFLHALEAEIEKNSRISPSQLIDIINKHNFSAKDDFLKGFVQKPIEQIERRIDEAKAKRKLSKANAEKAGNALFEQTKEGLSQLNSILSASNLKFSAISDKVSDEILQCGIDYFQHYRDSETNPGGASMELFRKAKKLAIGNIANQRCQENTENLQEWIDDEPERIKQQRIINDLEKLKRLIDEYEGKSETVANAKQLLASAKTCLNNIKATLGGQDELYLGLSSRIASDAQGMCVSEINKLQEKFSSAHDNNTKIVVIVLLKERVDEAWEVTTTIGTMDLRSDFRNLFTANRNSLSNLKSQLSKTNTGSSGGGGCYIATMAYGDHNHPQVMILRQFRDNVLAKSAFGKCFIKTYYHYSPKLVEKLKNSKLVNSIIRKTLNQIIKLIK; encoded by the coding sequence ATGAAACTGATCAAAACTAATCCCTACCGGACCATCGGTTTGCTTGTTGGCGCAAAGGCAGCGGAGCAGGCTAGACAAATAAATCGGCTTAAAATGTATCTTGAGGCAGAACAAGAACCTCAAGGTGATTTTAGCTTCCCCATACTTGGTAAAATAAACCGGACAGTTGACAGTGTAACTGAGGCTTCTTCCAAACTTAATCTTGATACCGATAGGCTTAATGCTGCTCTGTTTTGGTTTTATAAAGGGAATCCAATAACTGATGAGCCTGCGTTTGATGCTCTAAAAGATTCGGATTTTCAAACTGCTATCGACATTTGGCTTAAGTTAACCGGATCTGGCGAGGTTACGCAAAGGAACTGTTCGGCATTTCAAAACTTATCCACGCTGCTCCTATGCCATGGTTTAGATGATTCTAAAGTAGATATTAATGTTTTTGAATATGGACTCTCACTGAAACTGCAATTTCTTGAAAGTGATTTTATCAATGATTTAAAAACTATTGCAACCGACGAAACATTCAAGCCTACAAAAAAAGAAATTCAACTTGCTTTTTTACATGCTCTTGAAGCAGAAATTGAGAAAAACAGTAGAATTTCACCGAGTCAACTCATTGATATCATAAATAAACATAACTTTTCAGCCAAAGATGATTTTTTAAAAGGGTTTGTTCAGAAACCCATCGAACAAATAGAAAGGAGAATTGACGAAGCAAAAGCAAAAAGAAAACTAAGTAAAGCGAATGCTGAAAAGGCAGGCAATGCCTTGTTTGAACAGACTAAAGAAGGCTTATCCCAGCTCAATTCTATCTTAAGTGCTTCCAATCTTAAATTTTCTGCTATCTCTGACAAGGTTTCCGACGAGATCTTGCAATGTGGTATAGATTATTTTCAACATTACAGAGATTCAGAAACAAACCCCGGAGGAGCTTCAATGGAGTTATTCCGGAAAGCAAAAAAATTAGCTATTGGTAATATCGCAAACCAAAGATGTCAGGAGAATACCGAAAATTTACAAGAATGGATAGATGATGAGCCTGAGAGAATAAAGCAGCAAAGGATCATCAACGATTTAGAAAAATTAAAACGACTTATTGATGAGTATGAAGGAAAGAGCGAAACTGTAGCTAATGCAAAGCAACTTTTAGCAAGTGCTAAAACTTGTCTCAACAATATCAAAGCGACTCTTGGAGGCCAAGATGAACTTTATTTAGGCTTAAGTTCTAGAATCGCTTCCGATGCTCAAGGAATGTGTGTGTCCGAAATAAATAAGTTACAGGAAAAATTTAGCAGCGCACATGATAACAACACCAAAATTGTGGTCATCGTTTTACTTAAAGAGAGAGTTGATGAAGCTTGGGAGGTTACCACCACAATTGGTACAATGGATTTGAGATCGGATTTCCGTAATCTATTTACCGCAAACAGAAACTCGCTATCAAATTTAAAATCCCAACTTTCAAAAACCAACACAGGTTCTAGCGGAGGAGGGGGCTGTTACATCGCAACAATGGCTTATGGAGACCACAATCATCCGCAAGTCATGATTTTAAGACAATTCAGAGACAATGTGCTGGCTAAATCAGCATTTGGTAAATGCTTTATCAAAACATATTACCATTATTCACCCAAACTGGTAGAAAAGTTGAAAAATAGCAAGCTTGTAAACAGCATCATTCGTAAAACCTTGAACCAGATCATAAAACTTATCAAGTAA
- a CDS encoding septum formation initiator: protein MKKITVAILLFSSIGAFAQVTKEDLDKEIKPVAEKIKKLQSENSKLKSEVGNLSSKLSSANKRIDSLSNQTLANSNAINQTSQELGLRIATTETTTNQKITAVDESLSKNSLYGIIGVLSAILLSGLLYWLLSKRQQTDKTDFIEQLSKTKSSIEEGMVKEFGKQTELMDAQLHLIEQQKMTLQAIPNTQPDHSLALKVASEINLIERNINLMDAKTKGLKQLQASVGKLKDNLSANGYEMPELLGKQFHEGMKVIVTSTITDENLEMDSEVITKVLIPQVNFNDKMIQTAQIETSKGY from the coding sequence ATGAAAAAAATAACGGTCGCAATACTCCTATTTTCTTCGATTGGTGCTTTTGCCCAGGTAACCAAAGAAGATTTAGACAAGGAAATCAAGCCTGTGGCGGAAAAGATAAAAAAGCTTCAATCAGAAAACAGCAAACTGAAATCCGAAGTTGGAAACCTAAGTTCAAAACTTTCATCTGCAAATAAGCGCATTGACAGCCTTAGCAATCAAACCCTTGCCAACAGCAATGCCATCAATCAAACAAGTCAAGAACTTGGGTTGAGAATTGCAACAACTGAAACAACTACCAACCAAAAAATTACGGCCGTTGATGAATCGCTGAGCAAAAATTCACTTTATGGAATAATTGGTGTGCTTTCAGCAATTTTACTTTCAGGGCTGTTGTATTGGTTGTTGAGCAAAAGACAACAAACCGACAAGACAGATTTTATTGAGCAGTTAAGCAAAACCAAGTCATCTATTGAAGAAGGTATGGTGAAAGAATTTGGCAAACAAACCGAGTTAATGGACGCTCAACTTCATCTAATTGAACAGCAAAAAATGACGTTACAAGCCATACCAAACACTCAGCCTGACCACTCTTTGGCATTAAAGGTTGCCAGTGAAATCAACCTAATTGAAAGAAACATCAACTTGATGGATGCTAAAACCAAAGGCCTGAAACAATTACAAGCATCTGTTGGCAAACTAAAAGACAATCTTTCCGCGAATGGCTATGAAATGCCTGAGTTATTAGGCAAACAATTCCATGAAGGGATGAAAGTAATTGTAACAAGTACAATTACTGATGAGAACCTTGAAATGGATTCAGAAGTAATAACTAAAGTTCTGATTCCACAGGTGAATTTCAATGATAAAATGATTCAGACAGCTCAAATTGAAACTTCAAAGGGCTATTAA
- a CDS encoding Hsp70 family protein, which produces MRNKIDYGIDLGTTNSAIARMENGVPIIKKSDTLKDTVPSCVHFNKRQDVLVGDTAYNVMKNDNARALKTLEKGKINSFIEFKRTMGTTHTYVCPNMNKDFSSEELSAEILKKLKSYIQDENISSIVITVPAKFLNPQNEATMQAAKLAGFKHVELLQEPVAAATAYGLSSKNKDGFWLVFDFGGGTFDAAILKSDEGILTVKDTDGDNWLGGKNLDDAIVDQIIIPNLQQNFAINGVLSDSTQKEVLRNAVKFYAEEAKIQLSFKDSHNILSNLGDLPFEDDNGDEPEIDVLVTQKDMESVVAPIFQKAIDITKELLKRNNLKGSDLGSLILVGGPTYSPILRRMLKEQITEKVDTSVDPMTVVAKGAALFASTISISDEVKETTRDKTKLQLDIKYEATTVELDEMVNLKVLKEKTTGTFPEKIYADVVRYDGAWSSGKKLIGEKATIVDVLLVEGRSNSFEINVYDEVGNKLECQPHQFSILQGIGGLDGMQVIPYHIGIAKFFHTEDKDLFLPAKGLEKNKKVPATGVINGLKTRSAIRPGMIKDIIRIPIYQGDFNAEGTNPVLNNFIQEVIITGESLPALLPEGSDVDITIKVDRSQLMKFSAYFPLLNHTEELEIEIMKTEPPTEELLTQEISKAKRTAQKINANEVAMELEALEAQLENEKGSADGKMKILDGLRKELLKLDRAQKSAEWPKVEQALKEAFYELEDLIEKINENDDEGNLNMDKVEAHVQEYKQKIEHVIKDKNIKEAKELTSEIERLDFELRNAVTGNAMDAQLLLHLNDNFGSFHWKDAAKAKQLINQGMQMTTAGKTDAIRPLLVQLIELMPENEKQTLR; this is translated from the coding sequence ATGAGAAATAAAATTGACTATGGCATTGATCTAGGAACAACCAATTCGGCAATTGCGAGAATGGAAAACGGAGTTCCGATAATTAAAAAATCGGACACTTTAAAAGATACAGTGCCGTCTTGTGTTCATTTCAATAAAAGGCAGGATGTTCTTGTAGGAGATACAGCCTATAATGTCATGAAGAATGATAATGCAAGAGCATTGAAAACGCTTGAAAAAGGAAAGATAAATTCATTTATTGAGTTTAAACGAACAATGGGTACAACGCATACCTACGTGTGCCCGAATATGAATAAAGATTTTTCATCTGAAGAACTATCGGCCGAGATTTTAAAGAAACTCAAATCGTATATTCAAGATGAAAATATTTCTTCAATCGTAATTACAGTACCCGCAAAATTTTTGAATCCACAAAATGAAGCAACAATGCAAGCTGCAAAACTTGCAGGATTTAAACATGTTGAACTGTTACAAGAACCAGTAGCGGCCGCCACTGCTTATGGTCTTAGTTCAAAAAATAAGGATGGTTTTTGGTTGGTTTTTGATTTTGGTGGGGGGACTTTTGATGCTGCAATATTAAAATCTGATGAAGGAATTTTAACGGTAAAGGATACTGATGGAGACAATTGGCTGGGCGGCAAGAATTTAGACGACGCCATAGTTGACCAAATTATCATACCTAATCTTCAACAAAATTTTGCAATAAATGGGGTATTAAGCGATTCTACACAAAAGGAAGTTTTAAGAAATGCAGTAAAGTTCTACGCGGAGGAAGCCAAAATTCAATTGTCATTTAAGGATTCGCACAACATACTTTCAAATTTGGGGGATTTACCTTTTGAGGACGACAACGGAGATGAGCCCGAAATAGATGTCTTGGTGACTCAAAAAGATATGGAAAGTGTAGTTGCTCCTATTTTTCAGAAAGCAATTGACATTACCAAAGAGCTGCTAAAACGCAACAATTTAAAAGGCTCAGACCTGGGTTCATTGATTCTTGTTGGCGGTCCAACCTATTCTCCAATCCTGCGCAGAATGCTCAAAGAGCAAATCACAGAAAAGGTTGATACCTCCGTTGACCCCATGACAGTAGTTGCCAAAGGTGCTGCTTTGTTTGCCTCAACGATATCAATATCGGATGAAGTTAAAGAAACCACCAGGGATAAAACCAAACTTCAATTGGACATTAAGTACGAAGCGACTACGGTTGAACTTGATGAAATGGTAAACCTAAAAGTCCTGAAAGAGAAAACTACAGGTACTTTCCCTGAAAAGATTTATGCCGATGTAGTTCGTTATGATGGTGCTTGGTCAAGCGGCAAAAAACTAATTGGCGAAAAAGCTACAATTGTGGATGTGTTATTGGTTGAGGGTCGTTCTAACTCATTTGAAATAAACGTCTACGATGAAGTTGGCAATAAATTAGAGTGTCAGCCGCATCAATTTAGCATTTTGCAAGGAATTGGCGGACTTGACGGAATGCAGGTTATACCGTACCATATTGGAATTGCCAAGTTTTTCCATACCGAAGACAAGGACTTGTTTCTACCCGCTAAAGGTTTAGAAAAAAATAAAAAAGTTCCGGCAACAGGTGTAATCAACGGTTTAAAAACAAGAAGCGCAATCAGGCCTGGAATGATTAAAGACATTATTCGTATTCCAATTTATCAGGGTGACTTCAATGCAGAAGGTACAAATCCAGTCCTTAATAATTTCATTCAAGAAGTGATCATAACCGGGGAAAGTTTACCTGCATTGCTTCCAGAGGGAAGCGATGTTGACATAACAATTAAAGTGGATAGATCGCAATTAATGAAATTCAGTGCTTATTTTCCTTTGTTGAACCATACAGAAGAGCTGGAAATCGAAATTATGAAAACTGAACCGCCGACTGAAGAATTGCTCACCCAAGAAATTTCAAAAGCGAAACGGACAGCCCAAAAAATAAATGCCAATGAAGTAGCTATGGAACTAGAAGCGCTTGAAGCACAATTAGAAAATGAGAAAGGAAGTGCTGATGGTAAGATGAAAATTCTTGATGGGCTTCGCAAAGAATTATTGAAATTGGATCGTGCTCAGAAATCAGCCGAGTGGCCTAAAGTAGAACAAGCCCTAAAGGAGGCATTCTATGAATTAGAAGACCTCATTGAAAAGATAAATGAAAACGATGATGAAGGGAATTTGAACATGGATAAAGTGGAAGCCCATGTGCAAGAATACAAGCAGAAAATTGAACATGTCATCAAAGACAAAAACATAAAAGAAGCAAAAGAACTAACGAGTGAAATCGAGCGATTAGATTTTGAGCTTCGTAATGCGGTAACAGGTAATGCAATGGATGCTCAATTGCTTCTCCATTTAAATGACAATTTTGGTTCTTTCCACTGGAAAGATGCCGCAAAAGCAAAGCAATTGATAAATCAAGGGATGCAAATGACCACAGCTGGTAAAACTGATGCAATTAGGCCATTGCTTGTACAACTAATTGAATTAATGCCTGAAAATGAAAAACAAACATTGAGATAA